Part of the Lysobacter enzymogenes genome is shown below.
CAGCCCCAGCGGCGTTCGTGCGCGTCGGCGGGAGCGAAGCGGCGCATGCGCTCGTGCACGATGCGGAACACCGGTTCGTCGTGCAGCTGGTTGTCCCAGCCTTCGAAGGTCTTGTCGCCGAGCGCGCGGTGGACCGCGTTCTGCACCTGCTTGCCGAGCGCCGAAGGGCCGACGATGCCGAACTGCAACTGGGTGGTGCGCAGGTAATTGCCGGTGCGCGCGTTGTAGCCCAGGCCCGCGAGCAGCGCGCCGGCGTAGGGCCGGTCGTCGCGGATCAGGTCGCGGCGGCTGTAGTCGGTGGGGGTGAAGATGCCCTGCGAAAACGTCGCGATCATGTTGCGCTGCTCGTAGCCTTGCGGCGGCTGCAGCGCATCGAGATGGCTGTTGATCCAGCGCGCCAGGCGCGGAATGCACGGGTCGTCGGTGTAGTCGGCGAGGTTCGGCGAGACCAGGGTCAGCTGTATACCGTTGCTGTAGCCCTGGTCCTGGCCGCCGAACAAGTCGTTGTCCAGGCGCAGGTTGACCGTCGGCGGCAGCCGGGTATGGCCGTTGGTGCAGGCTTCGCGGCCTTCCGCGGCGGCGGCGCCCGCGTGCAGGGCGGTGCCGGCGAACAGAAGGGACAGCAGCAAGTCGTTGGCGCGCATGGGCATCGGCAGGCGTGCGGCGCCGCGAACAGTGCGGCGGCCGGTGAGTGCGGCAGGAAGCGCCGCGAACCGTGGCGGCGACGGCGCATCGGGTGGCGCGGCCGCGCGGCTGGACAGGGCGCACAAAATCTCACGGATCCCGTGCGATGGGGCTCGCAGGGCCGCGACGGTTCGTCCCGCAGATGGTGCTTGAGATGGTCGGCGGCGTCTTTGCCGCTTGAGCCTGCTGGGTGCGGGAGTTCGGCGATCTGAGAAGAAAGCGCCGGACCCGAAAGACCTACCGCGATCGCAGCGCCGGGCCCGCCGCCGCTGTGCGAGGGCCTTCAGGCCCGCCGCACGGCGCTCGCAACGCGGCGCTCACTCCATTTCGGGCAACGCATACTCGAAACGGTAGAAGTGCGCCCCGCCCTCGCGGATGTCGATCGTCATCCGCCCGCTCAGGCCTTCGAGCTCGCCGGTGCCCGAATCCGGCACCACCACGACCGCCAGTTCGGCCTGGCCGCGGTTCATCAGCCCGCTGTGCAGCAACAGGAAACCGCCGCGCCGGCCGTCGAGCGCACCGTCGACTTTCTCCAGCGCGACGTAACCGGCCGAGCCTTTGACCGCGGTCATCGCCGCCAGCATCTCGCCGCGGCTGCTCGCGTCGAGCGCGCCTTCGAAGCGTTTGTCCAGCGCCATGCGCCCGAACATTCCTTCGGCGGCGGCGTGCACCGGCTGCGGGCTCAGTTCGACCCGGAACGGACCTTCGACTTGCGGCATGGCGGCGGCTCCGCGCGCGGCTGCGCCCCAACGGCGCGGCCCGAGTCGCGCATGCTAATCCGATTCGCGCCGCCGCGTTGCGCCGCGCTTGCGCTCGGCATGGCCGCAGTGCGGCAACTTGCCGCAGCCGGCCGCGGCGGCGCTGACCTAGCATCTGCGGCGGCTGCGGCCGTCCGCGCCTTTCGCGTTCCGATGCGCCGGCGGCGCGCTCCCCCCTCCCACCTTCGCGCGCCGCCGACGCCGCGCGCCTTCGCCGTCGCCCCTCGCTCATGCCGATTCTCCGTCCGCACCGCCGTTCCCGTTTCGCCGTCTGCGCCCTCGCCGCAGCGCTGTGCGCTGCCTTGCCGGCGTATGCCGCCGGATCGTCGAGCGCTGACGAGGCAGATCGGGCGGTGAACCTGGACGCGGTGCGGGTGCAGGCCGAACGCCGCGACGCGCGCGCCGCCTCGGTCGCCAGCGCCAGCCGGCTCGGACTCGACCCGGCCGAGATTCCGGCCACGCTCGACCTGCTCGACGCCGACGACATCCAGGCGCGCGGCCTGCGCGACAGCGTCGAGATCCTGCGCGCCATGCCCGGAGTGATGGCCGGCAACCTGCCCGGCCAGCCCGGCGTGGCATCGATGCGCGGCTTCGCGTCCGGCGCGGTGTCGTATCTGTTCGACGGCGTGCGCCTGACCAGTTCGGGTTTCTCCTCGCGCAACTGGGACAGCTTCCAGTTCGAACGGGTCGAGGCGCTCAAGGGCCCGGCCTCGGTGCTGTACGGCGAAGGCGTGCTGGCCGGGGCGATCAACTTCGTGCCGAAGAATGCGCAACTCGATGGCCGCAGCGGCGAGCTGCTGCTCGGCTACGGCAGCCGCCGCAGCGCCCGGCTCGGGCTGGACGGCAATGCGCCGCTGAGCGACACCGTGGCCGTGCGCGGCGTGCTCAGCGCCAACCGCAGCGACGGCTACGTCGACGACACCGCGTCGCAGGCGCAGGCCTTCAGCGGTTCGCTGCTGTGGCAGCCCGACGCGCGGCTGAGCCTGCGCGCGGCGCTGGACTACAACCGCGACGATTTCGACACCGCGTATTTCGGCGCGCCGCTGGTGCCGCGCGCAGTCGCGGCCGATCCCAGCGCGCTGGTCGGCAACCCGCTCGGGCTGGTGGTCGACAAGGCCGCGCGCGAGCGCAACTACAACGTCCGCGACGGCCGCATGGATTCGCGCTCGTGGTGGCTGCGCACGCGCCTGGACTATCGCCTGAGCGACGCCTGGAACCTCAGCAACGAGGCCAGCGTCTACGACGCGCGGCGGCGCTGGGACAACAGCGAAGACTTCACCTACAACGCCGTCAGCGGCCGGCTGGACCGCAGCGCCTCGCGCATCCACCACGACCAACGGGTGTGGAACCAGCGCCTGAGCCTGCGCCACGAAGGCCGCCTCGGCGGGCGCCGGCATCTGTTCGCCGCCGGTTTCGAATACAGCGACACCGACTTCTTCAACCTGCGCCGGTTCGGCCGCGCCGGCTCGGTCGACCTGCTGG
Proteins encoded:
- a CDS encoding TonB-dependent receptor; protein product: MNLDAVRVQAERRDARAASVASASRLGLDPAEIPATLDLLDADDIQARGLRDSVEILRAMPGVMAGNLPGQPGVASMRGFASGAVSYLFDGVRLTSSGFSSRNWDSFQFERVEALKGPASVLYGEGVLAGAINFVPKNAQLDGRSGELLLGYGSRRSARLGLDGNAPLSDTVAVRGVLSANRSDGYVDDTASQAQAFSGSLLWQPDARLSLRAALDYNRDDFDTAYFGAPLVPRAVAADPSALVGNPLGLVVDKAARERNYNVRDGRMDSRSWWLRTRLDYRLSDAWNLSNEASVYDARRRWDNSEDFTYNAVSGRLDRSASRIHHDQRVWNQRLSLRHEGRLGGRRHLFAAGFEYSDTDFFNLRRFGRAGSVDLLAQERGTLPPDNPLDYTDGRNDFSTRAKVAAVFAEDALNLSERWLLVAGLRHERIELRRRNLDLDSGLRSGFGREFSPTSWRLGSVFELRPQTQLYAQYSSAVLPVSSFLTINQRNNAFDLSHGESVEVGLRSELFDRRLRLNAAAYRLRQDDILTRDPLQPQISVQNGRQSSQGVELSLSAQATARLRIDASAALLSARFDRLREAGGADRSGNRPSNVPERTASVDAWYRLDGLPLSFHLGLRHVGDFYTDNANQFRVRAHTVADAAVDWNGASGRYTLRVRNLADAFYADWSGYSARQVYLGAPRSVELTYTRAFR
- a CDS encoding DUF3224 domain-containing protein, producing the protein MPQVEGPFRVELSPQPVHAAAEGMFGRMALDKRFEGALDASSRGEMLAAMTAVKGSAGYVALEKVDGALDGRRGGFLLLHSGLMNRGQAELAVVVVPDSGTGELEGLSGRMTIDIREGGAHFYRFEYALPEME
- a CDS encoding lipid A deacylase LpxR family protein, coding for MPMRANDLLLSLLFAGTALHAGAAAAEGREACTNGHTRLPPTVNLRLDNDLFGGQDQGYSNGIQLTLVSPNLADYTDDPCIPRLARWINSHLDALQPPQGYEQRNMIATFSQGIFTPTDYSRRDLIRDDRPYAGALLAGLGYNARTGNYLRTTQLQFGIVGPSALGKQVQNAVHRALGDKTFEGWDNQLHDEPVFRIVHERMRRFAPADAHERRWGWDAVGHYGGSFGNLATYANAGMEVRFGLRLPDDFGSTPLRPAGENTAPTTHYNTGDRPFAAHLFLTSDVRWVLRDITLDGNTFRNSHSVDKRPFVGEVGYGVALMRGRWKFAFARYHSTREFEGQKQTPVFGSVTVSRAF